The Micrococcales bacterium genome has a segment encoding these proteins:
- a CDS encoding DUF6056 family protein, producing MRSPSFEPGKSPVAPSLTRSHKALATALYLVPVLFLVVSYFVITVAAEDIYQGAGTPPDVLGDAAAAFANNSRISDMYAWAVINFFDYQFAFGPDTVFRLIDLILALTALYLMTLLALQRRPRLRAPDAATFSTVFLAVFLTWMGRSLYSGFSVIHNYLLIAVLSLVFLMPFIYRLLDRKTPESRAFNLAMALLGFLFGFSTNVTPAAFAITALIVVLFDRWRRPDQGSAKSFVASWRFWAFLGLGVSTVLMYVVGAGVSAYQNSPTYLLREDYISLAALLSSPISSGWKLLSHFGFNALQIVGPLVIVGLLLWLVLVTSTPKASRQVPRLTPAELRAFATLGLFICVHTTALSQVKAQARWLLPAYMLGVVGLLYYFRKAALASRLRPRPATRAAGLVLVGSILVTVYFANTAIAYHRQIHSVLWHIKQSPGQETCVTRESVKNHTIRGFRFGQADMLGDWVMPATIYGKTVYFCD from the coding sequence CGGCCGAAGACATTTACCAAGGTGCTGGCACTCCGCCTGATGTGCTGGGCGACGCGGCCGCGGCGTTCGCCAACAACTCGCGAATCAGCGACATGTACGCATGGGCCGTGATCAATTTCTTCGACTACCAGTTCGCTTTTGGCCCAGACACTGTCTTTCGCTTGATCGACCTGATCCTCGCCTTGACGGCCTTGTACTTGATGACGCTGCTGGCTCTCCAAAGGCGGCCGCGGCTACGCGCACCCGACGCAGCAACTTTCAGCACCGTGTTTCTTGCCGTGTTCTTGACTTGGATGGGCAGGTCGCTTTACTCCGGCTTTTCTGTGATTCACAACTACTTGCTCATTGCCGTGTTGTCCCTTGTGTTCCTGATGCCTTTCATCTACCGCCTGTTGGATCGCAAGACCCCGGAATCTCGCGCTTTCAACTTGGCCATGGCCCTACTTGGGTTCTTGTTTGGGTTTTCGACCAACGTCACCCCGGCGGCGTTCGCGATAACAGCCCTTATCGTGGTGTTGTTCGACCGATGGCGAAGGCCAGACCAGGGCTCGGCCAAATCGTTTGTCGCGTCGTGGCGCTTTTGGGCATTCCTTGGCCTGGGAGTGTCAACTGTCCTGATGTATGTGGTGGGGGCCGGTGTCTCGGCCTACCAGAACAGCCCAACGTACCTATTGCGTGAGGACTACATTTCACTGGCGGCCTTGCTGAGCTCGCCGATCAGCAGTGGCTGGAAGTTGCTAAGCCATTTTGGCTTCAACGCACTTCAGATCGTTGGACCATTGGTGATCGTTGGACTACTACTCTGGCTGGTTCTGGTCACCTCAACCCCAAAGGCATCACGCCAGGTGCCTCGCTTGACACCAGCTGAATTGAGGGCGTTCGCCACCCTTGGACTATTCATTTGCGTCCACACCACAGCCTTATCGCAGGTCAAGGCTCAGGCTCGTTGGCTACTTCCGGCGTACATGCTTGGCGTGGTTGGCCTGCTCTACTATTTCCGAAAAGCCGCCTTGGCCAGCCGCCTACGGCCGCGACCCGCGACCAGAGCGGCTGGACTGGTCTTGGTAGGGTCCATCCTGGTCACCGTCTACTTTGCTAATACTGCGATCGCGTATCATCGCCAGATCCACAGCGTCTTGTGGCACATCAAACAGTCCCCTGGGCAGGAAACGTGTGTCACCCGCGAATCCGTCAAGAATCACACCATCAGAGGCTTCCGATTTGGCCAGGCGGACATGCTGGGAGATTGGGTCATGCCCGCGACAATCTACGGAAAGACGGTGTACTTCTGCGACTGA